One stretch of Chitinophaga pendula DNA includes these proteins:
- a CDS encoding terminase small subunit, which yields MAKTTKAAKKPTTRKKTATVKKAGRPLAIETPEALTDNWERFKEHCDKKHFEYVASAGKKIALPKRLVYTLERFMVWLRISRETWSNYKERPPYLDAIKRIEEEVFARKKEAMINAEGSTAGLIFDMKANYGINEKTVIQHEGGFDITMDLGGPGSESK from the coding sequence ATGGCAAAGACAACAAAAGCAGCAAAGAAGCCCACCACCCGTAAAAAGACGGCAACAGTAAAGAAGGCGGGCCGACCTTTGGCTATCGAGACACCCGAGGCACTTACTGATAACTGGGAGAGGTTTAAAGAGCACTGCGACAAAAAACACTTTGAATATGTTGCATCAGCTGGGAAGAAGATCGCCCTGCCCAAACGTCTCGTCTATACGCTAGAAAGGTTCATGGTATGGCTGCGGATTTCCCGCGAAACCTGGTCCAACTACAAGGAGCGCCCTCCATATCTTGACGCTATAAAAAGAATAGAGGAAGAGGTGTTTGCCCGTAAAAAGGAGGCAATGATCAACGCAGAAGGCAGTACTGCCGGGCTGATCTTCGACATGAAGGCTAACTACGGCATCAACGAAAAGACCGTCATACAGCATGAGGGCGGTTTTGATATCACGATGGACCTGGGCGGACCTGGTAGTGAATCTAAATAG